The Deltaproteobacteria bacterium DNA window GATGTTCAAAGGAACCAAAGAATTGGGCCCGGAAGAGTTCTCCCGGATGATCCAGGCCAATGGCGGGACCTCCAATGCCTTCACCACGACAGATAATACCTCCTACTACGAAAAACTTCCGGCCGACCGGCTGGAGTTAGCGGTACGTTTGGAGGTGGACCGATTACAGAATTTACAGATCACACCGGAAAGTCTCGAGCCCGAGCGGGAAGTGGTCCGCAGCGAGCGCAAGCTTCGCTCGGTGAATACCCCTTTTGGATTGCTCATCGAACAGCTTTATGCCCTGGCTTACGAAAAACATCCGTACCGTTGGCCGGTCATTGGCTGGGATCATGATCTGAAAAACCTGACCTTGGAAGATTGCCTGGAATACTACCGGACTTATTATGCCCCCAACAATGCCGTCGTTGTTATTGTAGGAGATGTCTCAGCCGACGAAGCTTTGAAAACGGTTGATAGGTTTTACGGGCCTTTACCCTCTCCGCCCCATCCCCGCCAGGTCATAACTCCGGAGAAAGCCCAGCGGGGGGAAAAACGCGCGATCTTTAAGAAATTTTCCCAGGTGGCTGCCTTTTTTGCGGCCTTCCATATCCCGGCGATTTCCCATCCCGATCTTTTCCCCCTGCAAATTCTCTGTGCCGCTCTATCCACTGGCCGCTCTTCCCGTTTTTTTGAAAAGCTGGAGAAACCCGGAAAGGCCGTGGAAGCTCAAGCCGATATGGGGTTTCCTCCCTTCTTCTCCATGGATCCTGGCCTTTTGCAAATTTACGCCATTGCCTCCCCGTTGGTTTCCTTAGCAACCCTGGAGCAGGAAATCTGGGAAGAGGTGGAGGATCTTCGCCAGAAGCCTCTTTCCCGGGAAGAGTTGTCCAAGGTAAAGAAACAGGTGCGTTCCTATTTTCTCCGCAACCTGCAAACTTTTTTCTTCCAAGGACTGCTGGCCGGACTCTACCAAGTGCGCGCGGGGGATTTTCATCTTCTCTATACAATCCTTCCCGGTTATGAATCCGTAACCGCAGAGGATGTCCTGCGGGTGGCACAAAAATACCTTCGCCCCGAAAACCGTACCGTCGTTCTGCTCCAACCCGTGGACCAACGCGAACATGAAGACCTGGGGGAATTGGAATGAAGACCGGGAGCCATTTCAAAACTTTTACACTTCCGAAAGTTGTCTCTTCCTTACTGCCCAATGGCTTAAAGGTTCACGCCGTACTCAAACCCGGGCTTCCCTTGGTCAGCATCCACCTCATTTATCCTTATGGGGCCGAAGCGGATCCTCCCGGAAAGGCAGGCCTTTCTGATCTCATGGC harbors:
- a CDS encoding pitrilysin family protein translates to MFKGTKELGPEEFSRMIQANGGTSNAFTTTDNTSYYEKLPADRLELAVRLEVDRLQNLQITPESLEPEREVVRSERKLRSVNTPFGLLIEQLYALAYEKHPYRWPVIGWDHDLKNLTLEDCLEYYRTYYAPNNAVVVIVGDVSADEALKTVDRFYGPLPSPPHPRQVITPEKAQRGEKRAIFKKFSQVAAFFAAFHIPAISHPDLFPLQILCAALSTGRSSRFFEKLEKPGKAVEAQADMGFPPFFSMDPGLLQIYAIASPLVSLATLEQEIWEEVEDLRQKPLSREELSKVKKQVRSYFLRNLQTFFFQGLLAGLYQVRAGDFHLLYTILPGYESVTAEDVLRVAQKYLRPENRTVVLLQPVDQREHEDLGELE